In the genome of Brachypodium distachyon strain Bd21 chromosome 3, Brachypodium_distachyon_v3.0, whole genome shotgun sequence, the window AAGAAGGAATCTCCCCAAGCGCATAAGACTAGACATTGAGCAAAAATATTCTATTAAGGTTGAGAAATAAGGAATTGTAACAGAAAACAATTCAGTAATAGCAGCGTGATCAGAAGTAGTTCCTCAACTGCGACGTCCGTTAAACCAATATTATAAAACATTGCACGAGAAAAGAAGTCAACTAACTTACTGATATCACAAGGTCATGGCCCCGCTCATGTTTTTCAATGGTGCGGTTCAACTCTTGGATGCTATCATAGCTGTGGATAAGTGGCAAGCCCTTCAAATCTATAAACATTTGAAGAGTAAACAGTGTAGATAGATTTATCAGTGAAGTTATAAGCACTTGCAATGAAAACATTATAACCAACATTTATGAAAGTTCACAAATGTAAATTACAAAAGCATTAACAAGACAATCGACAACTTTCAGTGTTTGCCATGTAAAGCGTCACCATGGCAATTGCAAGCGAAGACCACTAAATACTAATCCAAGTTATTATCTGGGCACAACAAtgaatttaaatttcaaaGTTTAAAGTAACTGGATATGGTTGGTGGATCCATCAATGAGGTTATGTTATTACATTGCATGGTAAATTATTAAACCAGGTTTTCACATACTCGCAACTTAAACTGAATGCTACCTGAAACCATCAATCACTTCTCCGGATATGCATTGTGCCATttatagagagagagaaagagagatcaTCTTACTGTCAAGAAGGGTCTGTCCTGCTCTCTGCATTTCTTTGGAGGGCTCCACCAAATTAACCCTCTCTATGGACTTCGGCCACACTGCCCTCATCGCCCTGCATTCTTGTAGCAAGATTAAGGTTGTATAAAACGAAAGTCTTAGTAATATATATCAACTAGGTCATACGCACCATAGTGCTGAACTCGGCCCCGCTCCAAAGTCCAACACCTTCTTAGGTGCAAAGTCTGGTGACCGCCGACGGACCTGCAAAGCGAGGCCAGTccatgaaaaattgaaaacatccCAGCATATGACATTTAACTCATTAGCGACAACAAAAACAGGCGATGGTGCTCTTCGACCTCACGGAGCACGCGGTGACATGCGGCATAGATAGCAGGCATGCGGGAGGCAACATAAGCGACTGTCTCATCCTCACGGTACTGAAGGCCGGTGTCACCGTAGGAAGACTGAACCTTCCACCGCGCGGTCCGCTGCTCGGCACCAGCGGGTGCGTGGGGATCATCGAGGAGCGCGCCACGGGTGGCAGCCGCGGTCAGCTCGGCACCGGTGCCCTTGGCACGCTCGAAGGACGACGAGAGCATAAGCACCTTTCGGTGCATATGAGTCTTGTCCTGATCTGCGCAAGCACGGTGTTAGGCGCTCAAGTGAGCAATTCGTCGAGCAGGTTGTAggcgaggaggggaggggcgtTACCACGCAGGTAGCGCTTGATGGCGCGGCGGAGAGAGATGGGAACGAGGTGGATGCCCTGGGACTGTTTGGCCGCCGTGCGGAGAACCTCCGGCGTCAGCAGCCTCGGCGCCGTTTCCGGCAGCAGTGCGGCCGCCATGTCTCGCTCCTTCTTTCGCGGCGGCGTTCagtgtgttttttttccggaAAGGGCGGCGTTCAGAGCTGACCGACTCACTGTACGAGAGTTTGAGAGCATGCTAGTGAGGCCAACTCTAGCGGGGAGTCGCATTTGGGTCCGACCGCACCGCAGCGGGGGGACCGGTGGCGTCCGGATTTCGGTCCGCCGCGAGCCATTTTCATCTCAAAATTGGATTGAAATGGGTCAGGACGGACATCACGTTTGCACTGCATTTGTCCTTTTTTTGCTCTTTTTCCACATGTGATCCGCATGTCTATGATCAATAAAACGGACTAAATGGGTGGCATCAAGTAGTGAAAGTGTGGTgggtgacgtacccgtcaacagcgAGGCGTCTGCGGTGACTTCATCAATCTCTCAAAATCTGCCGGCTCAGTCTTGGatagggtgtgcgtgtgtgcattcttaggggtgagtgtacgcGCGTTTTAcgagcgtctgcgtttgtactctgttcctaaaaaaaaatgggtgGCATCGTTAGGGGCACTGGCAGACCCAAACGGACAAAGTCCTTTAGCCTGTCCGGAccgcgacccaaacggacaaAAACGACCACAAAACGGACCGAAAATGGGTCTCCTCGGTCGAGTTGCCCTAACCCACCGTTTGATGGGAGGCAAGCAGCTGAAATCAGATGGCGGTTAGGACGAGGTACATGTATATTTGCAGAAGAAACCCTTGTGTTCGTGAAATCCATGTTTAGTCTACATAAACAAGAGTCTAGCAGCTCCTTAGGTCTCTCACAAGTTGGCTTGGCCACCAAGTTCATCCGGTTGCCGATAGGGTTAATCCATCAGCGGGTTATCTGGAATTTTATTCATGTTTGGGCaacataaaataaattttcatGTGTTTCTGTATTGGTGGTACCAAAATCACTTCAGCGACTCACAAGAAAACCTTTGAAGTGAGTCAACGGTTCTAGGCCTGTCTACTTCACGACTGCTCTGAAACATTAGAAGGCTTTTTTTATTCAACGGATTGAAAAAAATGTagaaatagaagaaaaaaagggattATAACGTCATGCTTACTTGATTCCTACGGGGTTTGTTTGCACCAAATTTTGCTTGAGGGCCTTTTTAATTCGCAAGATTGGAAAATGTAGAATAGGATAAACGCATGATTGTAATGTGATGCCCACTTGATTCCCGCAGGGTTTGTTGCACCAAAGTTTGTTTAATCGAGCCGGAGGAAAAATGAATTATTCTTCCCAAGAGGTGTATTGCAAATTAATCCTCCAATCCTATCAAACGGCCACACCGGGAAAATTCCTAATGATTCGAACTCTATAAAATTCCAATGAACATCTTCTTACTCAAAAGAGGACTGCTTGAACCATGGGAAAAACAAAGCATTATCTCCAAACACTACTAGAAATCCGAGAGTTATCATACATACCCGATGGTACAGCCCTCGGAAAAGATTAGGATCCTAGTAGTGAAAAGGGTTGAGTGGATGGAAAGTTTCCTATGTAATGTAGCACAAATGAATCCTATGAAAAAGTCCTATAAGATTCAATCCTATAAACCAAATGAACCGCATAGAAAAATTCCTAATGATTGAAACAATCCAACATTTACAGGAAAATCCTTTAAATTGAAGGGTTTCTAAGATGTGTGACAAAAGCTTTCGATAAGAAAAGGAAGGGCTTCTACTGGGCTATATGTGAAGCGATATTGGGGCGGGGAATGTAAAGTTAGTTTGGACGGGGCACCTACCGCCTAAAGGAGCTCGGCGGTATGCCTATTTGGATCATAGGAAttttggagagaaaaaaaataagatttGAATCCTAAGGAATAACTCATATGCATGTCACTTGGATCATAGGATTTACACCAAACAAATTTAATAGGATATGAATTTTCCCTTCAATTTTTGGAGGAATCCAAGCATGAGGTCTAAGTCTAACCTCATGGAAACTTTCGTACGAAAGTTCCAATCCATTTTCTCCCTATCTCTTTCCTCTTTTACTCCATCTAATCTCAAAATCCATGTATTTTTCCTATTGAATTTTTCCTTCAAATTTTGGAGGAATCCAAGCATGAGGTCTAAGTCTAACCTCATGGAAACTTTCGTACGAAAGTTCCAATCCATTTTCTCCCTATCTCGTTCCTCTTTTACTCCATCTAATCTCAAAATCCATGTATTTTTCCTATCTAGCAACCAAACACTCCTTTCAAGCAATTCTTATGTTTTCAATTCCTATAGTATTCCCACTTCTCAGTATGCCATGGTATACCAATCCTacatttttcttattcctgtgtttttgaATTCTTATAATCCAAAGAGATTCCATGAATAGTACATATATAGCTTCCAAATGAAAACATTTCTTCATGAAATTTTAAAGATTGTACAAGTTCGCATGGGAATGTTTTCAAAATGGTCGACATCAACATATGGTTCTTCATTCAGTCAAAAAGAACGTATGGTTTTTATCTTTGAAAATAATGGGATACATGGATCCCAAGAGCCAAACCTCCGGATTCCACAACAgatgtatttatttaaaaCCATGGTCATATTATGTTACCTAAGACCattttgttatttctctttAAATTCcatgttttctttgttcgtGCGCATGGTGGGATCACATTGATTTTTATAAAGGTTTTAAATTTGCAAGGGCCATATATTCTCTTTGTTttgcagaggccggggacgTGCCCTCCTTTTCGATAAAAATATGTAGAAAGGTTAtcccattttattttttgtggggAATAGAAAGGTTCCTGTTGATTCCACATACGGACCCTTCGAAGCTATATCCCGTTCTCCGCCACAACTATGAAACACGGAGCATTTGTTTTATATTAGTGATAACTAAATGCTTACAAACTATGACAGTATGAAAAAATCATGATAATATATTGATATTTCTGTTTTTACAATGAACATCGTGATTTTAGTACACGATACTAAGATATTAGTAACAACAGAGAGGAAGTAACTGCACATTTTGCATCATAAAGACTACACTAGGCACACGATTAATAAAGTGCTTAATTAACAGTTGCTTAAGGAGATAAAGGTGGCTCGCTTGATCCCATCAGGATGAGCACCCTATTTCCTTGTCCTCAGGCCACCCGAATTCGTCCAAGAATGACAATATCACACCATTGGACCAACCAAAACCAGTCTGCAAAACAATCGATGCCCATGAGATCTCAATCAGAACCTCAGATGCTAGTTGGATGATAGGACTAAGATTAGAACTGAGGCTATTGGTGTGCAAATTGTGTAAGCTTAGTCATTTATCAAGAAGCACAAAGATGCTGCATGAACACAAACAGAAGGTTTTTTTCACTTCCATTTGTAACATACAATCCCAATACCTGGGGTTTGTATTCACCGCCACCTCCAGATTTTCCACAGGCCTCCACATCGTACTTCTCATGCATCGCGCCGGTTGATTTATAAGCTGCGTAGTTTGTTCTCACCCATCTCGTGGCAATGTCCTCAGCAAACTTCTTTGCCTCTGCTGAACCAGAGTTCAGCAATCCCTCAACTATCAGATGCTGCAACGGTGCCCATCCATTTGGGAAATCCCTGTTTAATTATCAGAACTCTTGTTTAAAAAAAGGGAAGCTAAATAATTACCTGTGCAAAGTTGCACTAGGTAGAGTTTTACCATCTCCAAGTGTCCTTTTCAGGAAACTAACCATTGCTGCCCTGTATTTGATACAGAAGTTGCTATTCCTGCTGGATGGACCAATCCTGACGTCCAGAGGCTTCTCATGACTCTCATGGATTTTGCTTCGTCGAAAAATCGTGCAAAACCTGGTTAAGTTCCATACAGCAATTTGCTCAAAATAAGACAAAAATACTCAATCGAGTGCAATAGAGGGCTAAATATTCAGAAAAGCAAGAGTTGCACAATAGTTGTTATTCTAATACTAAGAATGGTTCATTAAGTTGTGGCAATGCAAGGTTGGCAGTTGAAGCGGATGATATTAGCTTATCTAAGGCTGTAGAGTAGTACTTATTTGCACCAAAAAGGTATACCATATATACAGGAGCGTTTAGGAATATTTTCCTCTAAAAAACTTGTTCTCGTTTTTCTCTCTAGATCTTAAAGCAAAACATTATGGTAGAGAGAACGAATCCAAAAAAATATGCCCATATGTATCAGTATGATCTAGGTGGGGGTGCACCCTCTTATGACAAACATGTTGGCAGATAATTGCCTACAGAGACTTTACAGTCTATATGACCATTTGATAGCAATAAGTTCATTTCACCAGATTCTCAGATTAGCACACATAGAACAAGACATGAGTTGTGACTAACATGCAACTAGAtattagaagaagaaaaaacacaggGAGACACCACATACAGGACGCACCTGAATTATGTGCATTTAACCACAACGGTATGAAGTTAGAAGCAAAGATGTTGCGGTTCTGTGACTTTGATTCCCACTGGTAGATTCCCTggaacaaaataataatattatTAAATTAATTCCAACAGAAGTGTGCACCAGTCACATCAGATGATAAGAGATCAAGCTGCTTCCTTTGTGATCACCTGGCAGTTTCCATCAGTAGGAAGCCAGTAGTCAAGCCACTGTTCCATCTCAGAGTTCCATAAAATAGACTCAATTGCCTTATGGCGTGCTTTTGATGCCTCTGAAAAAATTTCTGCAGTTGCATTCTCTCCGATGAGTTTAGCAAAGACCGCTATATCCCTTTCCATCTGCattttgtgtataaaaggTAAGGACCATGTCACATCAATGAACATTACTGATTTGAAACAGCTAGAACTTATTTCCCAACAAGCGTCCTAATGGCTTACTGAATCCGACTCATCAAAACCACACTAAATCTTAGATCAATCAATCATATAATGCCAAGCTCCATACCTTACCTTGCATATGAATGTGTTTAAGTCCACAGGTATAATGAAAGTTGTCACCAATGTTGTCATGTCAGTAGAATTGCTGTTCAACCAAAAAGTGAAATCATTAGAAACAAAACATGGTACACATTATGAAATCGGTACCCATAGAGTTCCCAGTGTCTTATTTTGGAAGGACATCTCTTAATCAAAGGAAGAATCATCACTCTTTCGCTTTGTTGATAACTGGTGAGTTATTGAACAGTCGAACCTCATCCATCGAGAGCTAAAATCCCATCCTGATTCAGCTGCTGAAGCAATCTCGTGGTACAACTTTTCCTTGGCGGATGTAGAAGTAAGCTTTGAAGCCAGTTCCTCATCCTAAAAACAGCACATACAATAGTTAGTTCATCCTTGACATGGTAAGACATCCACTGCTATCGGCATGGTGAACAACATAACAAAGTTAACGACTTTACAATTGTTGCACTTTCTGGCCTAGGTTTGTTCCACATAGCTTGGTAACGACTCAAGTTGTGTACCAGTCCATGACTGTCCATTATTGCCACGTTATGTAGCTCTGCATAACAGAAACACAGCGAAGAGAGATGATTCTTAATAGTGTGAAGTTGTAAAAAGGTATGCTGAAAAAATTAGCGCCTTTTATCGTCTGTTACCTGATGTCCAGAAGCTATGCTCTTTCAGAAGAGAGGGGAATACTCTCCTCACAAAGCCCAAATCACCTGTTGCCGTGTATATTTCTAAAACCATCGAGCTTAAAAGTGGTGGTTGGCTGCGCAGCGAAAGCTAGAAGATTTAGATGACATAGCCACAGATTGCTACAATTTCTAAAAAAGCCATAGATTGCATGAACATTTTTTATGTCCTTCATTGGGAATCAATATTggtattatatttttttattaaaccAAGTCCAGCTGACCTTCGATTAGTATAGTACGATCTAGCACCGTTGAGAACAAAACCATATTTCTCCACAAGGAATACAAGGTTAAGCACGATATCCTTCGCCGTGTCGTACATTTTGCTCACAAGCAAGCCTCTGCATGCATCAAAGCCACAAAACACACattagaaataaaaaaaatcatagagAAGAAATACTATCGGTACACGTAA includes:
- the LOC100843476 gene encoding probable trehalase; translated protein: MAPPTHHHRHLLRLPTVLVFILLFVARMEPAAGDTDAEEGRSSSRALLGLLQRVQSGALRALGPANFDPKLYVDLPLAADRAAAEAALASASASREAMEAYLARYFAAAGSDLVAVDPPDFEPEPRGFLPRVVGPGGEARAWALEVHALWKDLAREVAPDVAVRPGRHTLLPLPRRVVVPGSRFREVYYWDSYWVIRGLLVSKMYDTAKDIVLNLVFLVEKYGFVLNGARSYYTNRSQPPLLSSMVLEIYTATGDLGFVRRVFPSLLKEHSFWTSELHNVAIMDSHGLVHNLSRYQAMWNKPRPESATIDEELASKLTSTSAKEKLYHEIASAAESGWDFSSRWMSNSTDMTTLVTTFIIPVDLNTFICKMERDIAVFAKLIGENATAEIFSEASKARHKAIESILWNSEMEQWLDYWLPTDGNCQGIYQWESKSQNRNIFASNFIPLWLNAHNSGFARFFDEAKSMRVMRSLWTSGLVHPAGIATSVSNTGQQWDFPNGWAPLQHLIVEGLLNSGSAEAKKFAEDIATRWVRTNYAAYKSTGAMHEKYDVEACGKSGGGGEYKPQTGFGWSNGVILSFLDEFGWPEDKEIGCSS